One Lampris incognitus isolate fLamInc1 chromosome 14, fLamInc1.hap2, whole genome shotgun sequence DNA window includes the following coding sequences:
- the LOC130124462 gene encoding somatostatin-1A-like produces the protein MQLAGRLFITALSCFVLCTTGRTEPVGGFTDFSLHPSSLAWLNDLQAKQGATNNLVWLLYKLAKSQNEMIQRERSDEEDEGKNRRDTEADRLLASRVRGEGCRIFFWKSWTSC, from the exons ATGCAGCTCGCCGGGCGTTTGTTTATCACGGCGCTGTCGTGTTTTGTCCTCTGCACGACGGGGAGGACCGAGCCTGTCGGTGGATTCACAGACTTCAGCCTCCACCCCAGTTCACTGGCGTGGCTCAACGACTTGCAAGCCAAACAG GGAGCCACCAACAACCTGGTGTGGTTGCTCTACAAACTTGCCAAGTCCCAAAACGAGATGATCCAGCGCGAGCGAAGCGACGAAGAGGACGAGGGGAAGAATCGGCGGGACACGGAGGCCGATCGCCTTTTGGCGTCCCGGGTTCGCGGTGAAGGCTGCCGGATCTTCTTCTGGAAATCCTGGACCTCTTGCTGA